The Gossypium hirsutum isolate 1008001.06 chromosome A13, Gossypium_hirsutum_v2.1, whole genome shotgun sequence nucleotide sequence GCACTTGAAACCATATTCTCCTATATTCCCAACAATACGGATATCAACTGAATTAAGGCTTAATATTTAGAATATAACATTTTGaactataaaatttataaaatagattaaagttattcattataaaatttatacacaattataaaacaattataaaatgttataaaaattttaaataataattattttttaacaattttaaataaataaaatgtaagattttaaacaaatttaaaagggttagataaattttggaaattttaactaaaaaatttacttaaggaaaaaaatatagttttggtaaagtaaataataattataaatattaattaattatcattaagataaataaatatttatcttactatttaaaatttttatcattatatttttttaaaaattatcactataatttaattttaattttgtttaaaattttaattttaattttaaaaatctatataaatatataaatttatttaaataataataatttattttttatttttaacggAAAGAaactaattttatatattatataaaaattattcccTCTTTCATCATTgttaatttctcaaaaaaaaaaacccaataaaaacatcaaatttctGTCGCCAAATCTTTCTAAAacatattgaaaaagaaaaaaaaagctaggctaagcataaaataaataaataaataaataaaaatagtagCTTTTGTGACTTTCTCCCACCTTACTGGCTCCATCTATATATAGAAAGCAGAGCATTACAAGCTTCACAATCCATACCCTTTCATCTTTATTTCTGAATTTGCTTCCTTTCCTTCTTCCATTATTTTTTCTCGTCAAAGTTCTCAACTTTTAAGTCTTTTTCAGGTAAATTTCTTTCTTGGGTTTTCCTTGCTTTCTCTTCCATGTACTGCTTCAGTGCTCTGGTTTTGAAGTTTTTGTTCCCCCACCCCCCCAATACTTTATTGTGTCTAAATGGTTATTGTCATTATTTTatggcttttaatttttcttggtttgttttaaatttcattttcattcGCCCTCTGCTTCACATTTTTGGATTCTCTACTTCCATTCTTTGAAGCTAAAGAATTTCATTTGTATTCTTTTAACATTTGTGTTCGGTTTTCCACTTCTACGCAGAATTTAGAATTTGAGAAAATTATATGATTTAATCGCAGCCGTGTATTGCTTTACcccaaaatgaaaatatttgcttgtcaagatgtgcttttttttttcttcctttttgaaCTTTGGAGGATTGCAGTGATTTGTTTGCTACACTTTTATTCTGAATTAGgacttttttatttataattatatggTTTGCTAATATAAATTTCTTTATCCAGTTTGACTTTACTAGCTAAAGGAATACATATATGCCTTTCGCTGCTATATGAAAGCTTGAATTTTTGTATTCTTAAACTTTATCACTTGGatttattcaccaaaaaaaaagaaagacttATCTTTATCTTTGGGGAGTATTACTTATTTATGGTTTCGTTAATATACTTATCCCCCGCCTCCCCAAACTTGAAGATTCTTTACTCTTTTAAAATTGTAAAGTTGTAGCATTTTCAACTTGTTGATTTCTTGCTTCAAGTTCTTAAGTTTCAAGCATATAAGTTGTAAGTAATGGAGTATATGCAGGATGGGCAGTACTGACGGAACCAGCTATGGTGCTTACACCTATGATGCTCTGGAGAGGGAGCCTTACTGGCCATCTCAGAAACTCCGGATTTCCATCACTGGTGCCGGCGGGTTCATTGCTTCGCACATTGCTCGACGTCTGAAGAGTGAAGGCCATTACATCATTGCTTCTGACTGGAAGAAGAACGAGCACATGACAGAagatatgttttgtaatgaatTCCACCTCGTTGATCTTCGAGTCATGGAGAATTGCTTGAAAGTTTCCAAAGGAGTGGACCATGTCTTCAACCTCGCTGCCGATATGGGTGGGATGGGTTTCATTCAGTCAAACCACTCTGTCATTATGTACAACAACACTATGATCAGTTTCAACATGCTTGAGGCTGCTAGGATTAGTGGAGTTAAGAGGTTTGTTGGGTTGGTGCATTATGTGTTTGCCTTTTATTCATTGCAATAGTTGGTTTAAACTCGATATCTTGGTTTGTTTAGGTTTTTCTATGCCTCGAGTGCTTGTATCTACCCTGAATTTAAGCAGTTGGACACTAATGTGAGCCTGAAAGAATCCGATGCCTGGCCTGCTGAGGTTAGTGACTCGTGGTCATTAACAACTATCTGGTAACCTTATGCTTGATTGATCAGTATGATGTAATTACTGATTTTTCACTTCTTAAATTTTGGTTTTAGCCTCAAGATGCTTATGGCTTGGAAAAGCTTGCAACCGAGGAGTTGTGCAAGCACTACACCAAAGATTTTGGAATCGAGTGTCGTATTGGAAGGTTTCACAACATTTATGGTCCTTTTGGAACATGGAAAGGTAAATTCATTACTTTTTGTTAGTGCTTATGTATTTTGTTGCTTACGGGACATGCTAAATTCGTCTATCCATTTTATAGGTGGAAGGGAGAAGGCTCCAGCTGCCTTTTGCAGGAAAGCTATTACTTCCATTGACAAGTTTGAGATGTGGGGAGACGGTCTTCAGACCCGATCTTTCACCTTCATTGATGAATGTGTCGAAGGTGTACTTAGGTAAAATTTAGCATTCTTTTTTTATCACCTCCAGCCAAAACTCATACTTTAGGCAACAATTTTAAGGGAAAGCTCAAAGGAACATGCCATGAATGTTTCGGTTTTAATAAATGTTTGGTCTGCATGGATTGGCTTATACTAAAAATAAGAAAGGAATATGTCATTTGTATGATGTGTTTCTAGCCACAATTTTCTAATGTTTATAGCGTGGGATGTTTTAGCTGAAAAACTGATGGATTTTGGCTCGATTCTATTTTTGATAGTGGAAAGAACCTTCTTAGTGATTAACCTTCTTTAAATTAATGTCTTCAGATTGACAAAGTCAGATTTCCGCGAACCTGTGAACATTGGAAGTGATGAGATGGTCAGCATGAATGAGATGGCAGAGATTGTTCTTAGCTTTGAGGATAAAAATCTTCCAATCCATCATATTCCTGGCCCAGAGGGTGTCCGTGGTCGTAATTCAGACAATACGTTGATCAAAGAAAAACTTGGTTGGGCTCCTACAATGAGGTTGAAGGTAACTGAATTCCGTTATTGCTCACGATTATCATGACTTGAGCAAACGTTGTGGTTCACTTATGGCGAATATTTATTATACTCTGCTTTGTAGGATGGGCTGAGAATTACTTACTTCTGGATCAAGGAACAAATTGAGAAAGAGAAGGCTCAAGGCATAGACCTATCTGTCTATGGGTCATCCAAGGTCGTCGGTACTCAAGCACCAGTCCAGCTGGGCTCACTTCGTGCAGCCGATGGCAAAGAATGAAGAAGTAAAGGTCGTGTAGTTGCTTTAAAGCCAAGTTTTGTTGGCAGATGGGGGAAATGCATCAACCAGTTTCAGgttttgtatttaattttggtATTGTAGTGTGTGTACTGTTGTTTAAAGGGGATTGTATTCGAAGTTAGCTTTCCATGATAAGCTGCTGTTGTAAGATGATATGCAAGGCTTAAATAAATGCCATTTCGATTCCTAATGTCTTCTCACCTTCGTATGAACCGATGGGTATATACCAAACTGATCTGTTATTATCTAAATGCCAGTGCATGTTGCTTTTCCTTTTGTTCATACCAACTGATGGATTATTCATTGGTGGTCCCTTGAATGGTTCCTGCTATGGGTTATTGTAATTCATAGAATTTGTTACCAAACCATCACCTTCATGTGAGGATATTCTCTCATAATATTCTGAATcatcattctttttcattttactcAAAACTTTTATTGAAGTTTTTGTGTTAAATGAAGAATTGCAACAAAAAATGCACCAAGAATATGAATTCACAAAATAGCAAAGTAATGGAAGATGGAATCACTCTCAATGGACTAATGTAGGCTCCAAATCATCTAAGCTAttaaaaaatgggtaaaaattgaaaacaattcatataaaattatctaaaaattcTAATCCTTATAATTTGGAACTGTCCTGCACCTTTCAAAATTGCTTCTACCAAATAAAAACATTATCTACTTCCCTTTGTACATTAAATATCATGTGTTTGCTACCTACCATTTAATAAAAAATCCTCAATTTACCAACCTGTTAAATTACTTTACAtcttaaaagagaaaaaaaccaAACCAACACTCATTCAAGTAGGCGTAAGATAGGGCATCCTGGCAACTTTTTCAACCTTTTGGGGTCAAATCTGGGGCTGGTATTTATTGTCAATGATTTGAAAACCTCTTTTAATTCTAGATGGTGACCTTGATAGCTCCATTAAACCATCAGAATCTGTGGCTCAAATCTTGCCGAGGATTATACCAGACGTGGCTATATTGAAAAAGCTCAACTCCACAACAAAAACTGAACCCTAGGCTATCTCGTTTATGTGGTAACATTGcctttttttttcagaaaatgATAGAGCATTGAGCAATTGGCTTGATCTGAGCCCCACCATTTGTGGAGGCGCAAACATCAAACCACCATGTGCTGTTCCTTTCAATACTCCTTTTTGCCTCTTATTATCTAGCTTAACAAAAACAAACTGAAAGTTGATTCAAATTTGTGTTTTCCACTTTTAAAATTATAGTACCATCATTGCtatttgttgacaccattttttggatgaaaacggggtcgacttggattttgaaaaaaaagaatgaaaacgggagtcgccaccaatccttttttgacgaggtgtgatcgggtcacctcaaaaagtggttatttttaataaatgatttaattttattaaaacaacgattttggtctacgaaattcagaaaaatgagttcgggagtcggttacgcacgaggaaggattagcaccctcgatacgcccaaaattggtacctagttgattaattagtgtcttagtgtcgaaaatttgaaaacttgaaagaatttaaaatacgatccctctttgtaaagaaaatgctcaaatgttaaggaccttctcgtctcacaatataaaatgtcacatccagtaagttaggacacgacatcttgaattttcgagaacgagcttgccttttatataaaaattagtgTATTTCAAAACgttattcagttagttaaggtgaacgaggaaaatcgaaacccagtaagttagggcacgtttcctcgaattcccaaacaccgaatattgcctttacttgcaaaaatcttatttcgaggtaacgaaatgccatacccagtaagttagggaacaacacctcgtatctccgagaataagcatttttcaaaactcatgtcgcgatttaaaagagtattccgttatttaggttaaaggagaaaaatcgaaacccaataagttagggcacgattgtctcgaattaccaaatacggaatattacttttatgaaagaattattattgggttggatataatgataataagaataatattaaagtaaagtaaacaataatactatatataaatatatatatgtatataatagaaatacacactactatataataataaatatagaaatacaaaaagcaaatataataaaaatattaaattaaagtaataaaaaataatcctatatataaaatatatatatacataaaaatatacactaatatataatagtaatagtgatagcaaaaataataaaaatatgagtaatattaataatatattagaatacaaaagtaaagtaataacaataggggtgataataataataatacaaacaataatacatatatataataatagtagttagaaataaaaaataataaaagtaacaataatgatagtaataatataaataaatatggagagggcatatataatataataatataaataataatatatacatgagaaataataataatataaataatagtaaaaataataaaataataaaacaaagctctcaactctctttctccctcttttctaaatccggccgttggtccggctttgcttcggtcatggacccccacgggccgccatcggcgccaccgtacacggcggccggacctcaaaaaaacctttttcgataatgaaaatatgggtaagctttttacttttatttttactttcgtataaaaaaacaaaataaaattgaaaggaaaacaataaacaaacaaagaactaaagataagaatagacaaaagaaacctcttttgctttgatctttgattaatctccaaaaactagcctttccaagaaacaaaaataacctttttttccaaaaaaaccaaaaaaaaacacctccaaaaaacaaaaaaaaacctcctCCAAAACAAAGAACAATCCTTCTCCAAAAAACCAAAAACCCCCCTCCTAAAAACAaagtcttgaatggcttttatagccaaattttacaagtgGAGTGGTTGGGGTGGTTTAGGTGGCCAATGGTGGTGGAGTTGGTGGCCAAGGTGGGTGGCCAACaaaggtggtggagtaggtggccaaggtttttatttatttatttatttatttatttattttttgtgtttgggttgggattaggttgggccaaaattgggtttGGGCTTGTAACTGGATAATAGGCTAGGTTTAATTCGGGTTTGGTTTTATTGGGTCCCGGGCAAAATTTAggtcttacagctgcccctctttgctcattatcgtgtaacgagaatggagcaaagactacaaaaagaccaattttgccagggctcgccgagtcttgagttcttgatcttctttaaaatggcctcttgacggcttcaatctgctttattgcaactcaggaaggcgatatccgctatctttgatctgcttcactgtaagcacaggaatgtcaaaTTTGCTATCTTCGATCCGTTCCTTATAAGCACAGGGATCCCAAATCTGctgttttcaacttgttccctataagcacagggatgtcatgctgaaatcttcgatctagttcactgtaagcacaggaatgtcagatctgttatcttcgatccgTTCcttataagcacagggatgccaaatctgttgttttcaacttgttccctataagcacagggatgccaaatctgatgtttcaacttgttccctataagcacagggatgccatgctgaaatctttgatctgcttcactgtaagcacaggaatgtcagatctgctatcttcgatccgttccctataagcacagggatgccaaatctgatgttttcaacttgttccctataagcacaggaaTGCCAAATCTGAtgttttcaacttgttccctataagcacagggatgccatgctaaaatcttcaacttgttccctataagtacagggatgccatgctgaaatctaggatctgcttcactgtaagcacaggaatgtcagatctgctactTCGGTCTGCtcctctgcaacttcagggagataagacttgttttgATATTCTTCCACtcaaacttcaaggagatctgctgtggCTTTTAGCCTCTCCAATGCCATTTCTGGAAGAAGAGGTttgctgaaacttcaaggagatctgttgtggcttttagccgctccaacgccatttcaggAAGAAAAGATCctctgaaacttcaaggagatctgctgtggCTTTTAGCCGCTCCAATGCCATTTCAGGGAAAAGGAAATTTGTAATTtccaacctgttaccctactacttaggggtttaaggcccatcatcttcgatctatttcccaactgcttaaggggttaagatctgtaaattcaacctgttaccctactggttagggggttaagatttgtaaattttcagcctgttaccctactgcttacgGGTTTAAGGTTTGTAAATTcggcttgttaccctactgcttaggg carries:
- the LOC121212442 gene encoding GDP-mannose 3,5-epimerase 2; this encodes MGSTDGTSYGAYTYDALEREPYWPSQKLRISITGAGGFIASHIARRLKSEGHYIIASDWKKNEHMTEDMFCNEFHLVDLRVMENCLKVSKGVDHVFNLAADMGGMGFIQSNHSVIMYNNTMISFNMLEAARISGVKRFFYASSACIYPEFKQLDTNVSLKESDAWPAEPQDAYGLEKLATEELCKHYTKDFGIECRIGRFHNIYGPFGTWKGGREKAPAAFCRKAITSIDKFEMWGDGLQTRSFTFIDECVEGVLRLTKSDFREPVNIGSDEMVSMNEMAEIVLSFEDKNLPIHHIPGPEGVRGRNSDNTLIKEKLGWAPTMRLKDGLRITYFWIKEQIEKEKAQGIDLSVYGSSKVVGTQAPVQLGSLRAADGKE